The Juglans microcarpa x Juglans regia isolate MS1-56 chromosome 8D, Jm3101_v1.0, whole genome shotgun sequence genomic sequence TGTTGATACCAATCACTGACATTTGCTAATTGCTGGAATTTCCATCGACAAAAACTCATGATATCTCAGTTGGTGTTGTTTTAGCTATAAATTATTCTTAGGGGTTCTAGCTGATTATTCATATCAAGAGCCTTTGCATAATTTCAAGATGATCCCAGGCATGTGGAGAACGTACGTTAGACCCGATTTAGAACAAGTTAGTGCAGGGTAACCTAACTATTTCAGGCAATTTCAGTAGCTTTAGTACTTGTGCAAAGTTTGAATGTGACCCTTGCAGTGCTAGTATATGTATGGTTTTGGTCCGAGTTTTGCAGCATTTGTGTAATCTGGCAAAGGCATTTGTGTAATCTGGCAAAGGCATTTGTGATAAGAAAGGAAGTATGAAATATAATCCCACCACATTTGAATAGTCTCAACACTCCACATGCATAACGGGCAAGCTTATGAGCTGCATATTCCCCTCTCTATACACATGGTTAGCTGAAACAACTCTTAAGTTTATAAGCTTCAGTGTATAAAGCGCCTTAAAAAGAGTCCACCATATTGTTTTGTTGTAGACATTGTATCAACAGCAAGCAATCACTCCCAACAATTATATTAGAAATACCCATAGTGAAACACAGTTGAAGGCCTCGAAATACTGCCAGGAGCTCTATTACTTCTGGATTTTCAACCTCAAACTCAACTTTACTAGCTGCCATTAAGACCTGCCCATGTTCATCTCTCAAAATAACACCAGTCCCAGCTTTCTGAAGATCCATGAACATTGCCCCATCTGTATTAAGCTTCAGACTAGCCTCTGGGGGTGGTTTCCAACCAAAATGTGCTCGGAGCTGCACCTGAACTTTAACTAACACTGCTTTATAACTGTGCTTCAATGAGATCTTGAATCACCATGAGAAATGGGGAGGTCGACCTAGACCCGAGTGTCAACTTTCTGCGTTTAGGGAGGTGGTTGATGTGTGTTCTCTTAGGGATATGGGGCATCGAAGGAATAAATTCACTTGGAACAACCGAAGGGAAGGTTCTCACTGTAGTAGATGGATAAAATGACAAAGTCCTAAAATCAAgttcctataaaaataaagactacataaaaaaaatattaatcataaGAATTAACTTAGATATGTTAGTGCCAAATAGAAGAAAGACAGAAATGAGCAACCATATGTTTAAGGAGTTAAAAATGAGacgaaaaactaaaaaattggGCGATTGTGCTATTTAACAGTCAGTGTCGGTCATAAGGTGCAATGTGCGAATCCCGGTAGTTTAataggatgatgaatatttttgtaGACTTTGGTTACTTCTTTATCAATTTCCAGACGTGGGAATAGCATAGaatgattttcatgatcatCTTTTTCAACAAGCATCTGTGCTAAAACAGAGTAAAGTCAATCGCTGTGGGACCAACTTGATCATTCTAAACAActttgaaagttaaaagttcTATCTTTGTGAGATATTCTTCTTATCTTTTTATATCAAAGTCATCATCTAATAAAAATCAATGGACCGAAttgaacatctttttttttttttttcaaaaggtatCAACTTGCTTTGAGACCAAAGTGATTACTTTAAGGACGGCAATGGGCCAACGAAATGAAAACATACATTGAATTGTGATTAAGCAGCAATTAATAAAATGGAAATAACTAATATCCCTACTCATTTCAACCAGGTAAGCTGCATCAACCCACTCAGGCCCCAGCAGAAATAAATGCTCCCATTGTATTCACAATACCTCTTTTCCATGACCTGCTATCTCACTGGATTTCCATGACATTTCATACACAACCTTCTCATGATCTTTTGTTTTACCACTTCGTGTTACCAACATCATGCATTAGAGAATCAGTAGTACTGCTGAGTTGTAATCAGGCTTAATTACGTGCATACACCATTACTTCTTCCATGGCCTTGCAaggagcttcttcttcttcttcctttttttctttcaccgACCGCTAGGCATACGATGTATTCTTGAGTTTTAGAGGTGAAGATACTCGCAATAATTTTACTGCCCATCTATATGATGCTCTAGATCGAAAGGGAATCAACACTTACATAGACTATGAACTTAGAAGAGGAAAGGAAATTTCACAGGCACTTCTCAAAGCTATTGAAGAATCGAGAATTGCGATCATTATACTCTCTCAAAACTATGCATCATCCACATGGTGCTTAGACGAGCTGATGAAGATCCTTGATTGTAATAAAACAAGGCAACAAATCATTCTTCCTGTGTTTTACAACGTAGATCCATCAGAAGTACGACATCAAAGAAAGAGTTTTGGTGAAGCATTTGCAAAACATCAACATAGGTTTAATGATGACATGAAGGTGCGGAGGTGGAAGGAAACACTCGAAGAGGTGGCCAACTTGTCCGGGTTTCATTTAGGGAACAGGTACTACTTACTTCTAATGATCATTGTGTGACTTCAGAATTaaactcttctttttctttttctttttttgcagtAGATGACGAaataccttatatatatatatatatatatatatatatatattagcaatttcactatatttatttgtatgttatgTTACTGTCTCTTTTCATTTGAAGAGTCCATCTCATTGATTGTTTCTTATGATCTTCTGTATTGGTAGGAACGAATCTGAATTCATCAACGAAATTGTTGAAGAGGTTTTGAGAATAGTAAATCGTATATACTTAAGCGTTGCCAAGTATCCAGTTGGAATAGAATCTCatataaaagatattaattTGCTTCTAAGTATTGGGATGAATGACATACGCATGATAGGGATCCTTGGAGTTGGTGGAATTGGAAAGACAACCATCGCCAAAGCAATCTACAACTCAATTGCTTATCAGTTTGAAGCTAGCTGTTTTCTTGCAAATATTCGAGAAACTTCAAATCGAGAGGGTGGTCTAATGCACCTGCAGGAGACACTTCTTTATGAGATCTTAGGAGACTCTAAGAATTTCAAAGTTGGTAGTGTTGATAGGGGAATCAATGTGATAAAGCATAGGCTTTGCTCTAAAAAGATTCTACTGATTCTTGACGATGTGGATAAGTTGGTCCAATTAGAAACTCTAGCCGGAGATCATGATTGGTTTGGTTTAGGAAGTAGAATCATCATAACAACAAGAGATCAAAATTTATTGACTAGTCATGAAGTTGATTCAACATACATGATGAATGAGTTGGATCACGACAAAGCTCTTCAGCTCTTTAGTTTACATGCCTTCAAGAGAGAAAAGCCTATTGATGATTATGCAGAACTAACAGAAGATGCAGTAAGATATGCAGGGGGTCTTCCACTAGCTTTAACGGTTCTAGGTTCAGATCTAAAAGGTAGAAGCATACATCAATGGAAAAGTGCATTGGATAAGCTCAAGAGAATTCCTAACAAAGATATTCAAATGATACTTAGAACAAGTTATGATGGATTGGATGATAATGAGAAGGATATTTTCCTTGATATTGCTTGtttcttcaaaacaaaagatgTAGATTATGTCATCAAAGTATTAGATAGTTGTCGTTTCTTTCCAGATGATGGCATTCAAAGGCTCATGGATAAGTGTCTCATAAGTGTTGATGAGAGTGGAAAATTGTGGATGCATGACTTGCTACAAGATATGGGTAGAGAAATTGTTCGACAAGAATCACCTAAAGAACCTGGCAAACGTAGTAGATTATGGTTTCATGAAGATGTTCGTTATGTACTAGAAGAAAATACGGTAAGAGagtaaatgaagaaaacaagactaattttactttttttatgagCATCTTCCATTTTCATTTATGAACAGGTTTCAATGATATGCAGATTTTGAAGAgacattaaatttttatattttgaatgtgATTAATTGTTTTTGGAAActcaaatattagaaaaaattactcaatttgaaaaatattagcagaaaagcaagatataaaGACAGTCTAGGTGTGAGTTAATTTGCTAATACATGTTGTATATGTTGTTGCCCTAGGTAACAAACAAAATTGAAGGGATATTGATAGATTTGCCAGAACGAGACTTGATATGCTTAGGTTCCAAAGCATTCATGAAGATGAAAAGActcagaatatttataaatcgCAATGCATGTTTATCTGGAGGGCCTAATTACCTTTCTAATGAGTTAAGCTTGCTTGATTTGGGTGAATGCCCTTTGCAATCTTTGCCATCCAATTTTCATGGAAAAAAACTCATCGACTTTCAGATCCGTAGTAGCCTCATAAAAGAATTGGGGGAGGGAATCAAGGTAAAACTTATgttctcaatatttttcttttcaatttagttttgaacttctttgaatctaatttctcttcttttttttttactgatctGCAGAATTTTCAGAACCTGAAGTTTATGAGTTTCTATGATTGTAAATTCCTAACAAAAATTCCTGATATCTCAAGGATCCCAAATTTAGAGGAACTGTATCTTCGTAATTGTGAAAGTTTAATTGAAGTTCATGATTCTGTTGGTTCCCATGATCATCTGACCTCTTTATCATTCTTCGGATGCTCAAGCCTTAAAAGTTTTCCAAGAAGCCTCAGGATGAGATCTCTAGAATCTCTTGTCCTTGAAGATTGTTCAAGCCTTCAAAGTTTTCCTGATATTGAGTGTGAGATGGAATGCTTAAGATTCATTAAATTCGACCAAGCTCCTATAAAAGAATTGCCTTCATCCATTGGGTATCTCACTGGCCTGCAGGATGTATACATAAAAGGCTGTAAAAACCTTATGCATCTCCCAACTAACATTCTTGAGCTGCAGCATTTACGCAATCTTTGTGTCGAAAATTTTTCAGAACTTGTTAAGCTTCcaaagaaggagaaggagaaggagaaaagaTGTTCCACGCCCTGTGTCATGTCAACAGAAGAATGTGAAATTTCATCAAATGAAGAACTGCTCTCAAGGCCGCCACCTCCATTGCCAGCACTAGAATATTTGAATCTCTGTGATTGTGTCCTATCAAAGTCTGACTTCTTTACAGCATTTAATTTCTCATCCACTTTGGAAACTTTAGAACTGTCAAGGAGTGATATCGTTATTCTTCCAGCAAGTATCAAAAGATTTGTATTCGAAGTTTCTCCGTAAGTCTACTTGCATCCCTTTAAACGTCCGAAAATTCAAGTCCTGCTGCGTAAAACAAACGTCCAGATCTCACACCCATTAATTTTCTGTATGAACTCAAGACTTTAGTAATTTTATAGAAGTTGTCAGTACGAACAGAGAAGACTTTGAGAAGTCTTTTGAACTCATGATAGAAGTTGTCATATCGGGAAAATTGGTGCATCGGTGGGTCCTATGGTTTACTAATTCAATTGTGATCCATATTAATTTTCTCGGTGGGTCCTATGGTAAGCAATGGACCAACAcgaacatcttttttttttgttttcaaaaagtaTCAACTTGCTTTGAGATCAAATTGATCACTTTAAAGATAGCAAAGGAAAACaggggaaaagagaaaaataaaggaggagaaggaaaaaaaaaagagaggaaagagataagaaaagaaaaagagggaaaatggaGAGGTGACACTGAAATGTTGGTACTTGCTTTCTAGTTCCGAGTGACAAGAAGCTCGAAAGAAGTTGCCAACAAGATTCTTATTAACATAAGCTTGATAATGAATCACAATGGACAAAATAAAAAGCTGAAACAATACACCTCAGTCGACTCATCAGAATCTTCAGGAGTGCGCTAGTGCTGCCAATTCTGTTATGATAGTCTATTCCTTGCTATGTACAGCCCATTTGTAATAAACGTACAGCCTGTATGACAAACTTGATTCCTTtgcctttatttctttttcttttctatttgtaTTATTTCCAATACTCTGCTTGTAACCAAATGCCTATATAAAGGCACGACTGATATTGAATACAGTGTGGGAGAATTCTTTTACAGAAGAACCTTGTCTTTTATAAtactcatcttttttttttctcagcttctcatcttcttttaattttcctttcattttttttttaatcgaagACACAACGCACATGACATTTGCCTGATtaatacacttttttaaaagtaagGAAGTTGCCTACAAATtggctattttatttatgtgtgAGTCTACACCCACTGTTGGGGCTCCCGCTATAGTACTTGCCGCATCCCTTTACACGGTTTCAAATTCAAGTCCTACTGTGTAAAACAAACGTCGAGATCTCACCCGTATGAACTAAAAGACCTTTGAGATTTTCTAGCGTGGGAGAATAGAAGTTGTATAGATTGAGAAGACTTTTGAGAAGACTGTTGATCCCATTTCTGAGATATTTATGTATGGGGGAATTAAATTGGTGAAGCCTAACTTGGTAGCCATATGCATCGATCGGTGGGTCCTATGGTTTCACAATTCAATTGTGTAcgttatatattatacttttgtTAGGATTTCAAATAAATTGACCGTCCAAACATCAATTACTCTTAGCTAATAATTAGCTGACAATTTAAAGGAAGTTGCCAATGATATATATGGCCAATTTGTATAAGAAATTCTAACTACGTACATGCATTTCTTACCTCATGATCGTCATGCCCTACTATTTCAAATGGCCACATATGTTCTTTGGAAAAGTAGCTGGCATGCATGGTCGACGTTGATGCATGTTCGACGTTGTTGCCGAGAAGTTTCTCCTTTCTTTGACCCACTTTAtctctataattatttatttgggaTAAGTTCTGCAACTCTATAATTGGACCTCTTGCTAGATTGTAATTGCTCATACGTACTGAGAGCATGACTTCTTCTTCTATGGCCTTTCAATCAGgagcttcttcctcttcttcatcctcttcatCTCCTTCCATCCATCCATGGAATCATGATGTATTCTTGAGCTTTAGAGGTGAAGATGTTCGCCATAACTTTATTTCCCATCTATACCAAGCTTTGGATCAAAGGGGAATCAATACTTACATAGACAACAATCTTGAAAGAGGGGAGGAGATTTCACCGGCACTTTTCAAAGCTATTGAAGGGTCAATGATTTCTATCATTGTATTCTCTAAAAACTATGCAGAATCTAGATGGTGCTTAGATGAGCTATTGAAGATTCTTGATTGCAAGGAAACAATGAAGCAAATTGTTCTACCAATTTTTTACGACGTAGATCCATCGGAAGTACGGCATCAAAAAGGGATTTTTGGAGAATCCTTTGATAAACTTGGAGATAAGCTCAAGGATAACGCAAAGATGCTGAAATGGAAGGTAGCTTTGCAAATAGTAGCTGATTTGTCTGGTTTCCCATTAGCGAAATTCCGGTAAGCTTTGCCTATATATACTTTCTCATGTTAATGCGCATGCtatatttgagaaatttatgaGGAAAATTGAGACAAATATTAAAGGATCTGATTGGTGAAGATAAAATATcatacaaaaggaaaacaatttgatatttatgattatttttgggattgaataattataggcaaaaaaaagtcaaattttagaAATCTTTTCTGATTCAGGGATTAAATATCTACTACCACTACCACATTAGTTTCACATAACGTTTAGTTTCAATTTGTTTCTAGATATAAACACTCACAAAAtctcttaaattataaattttagattatgttttgttatgaaacaATGTTAAGATTAAAGAAGGAGAAAAGCTACCGGCCTTTTACACCGTAATCTACAGCTGTCACTTTGTTATGGAGAATAAAAACACTATATATTTAAACTTAATTAGATTCATACGTCATCTATTGTGAAAAGTACTCTAACTATTTCAATTTGTCTTCTCTTTTTTATCGATAGGGATGAGTCAGCATTTATCCAAGAAATCATTCAATGGGTGGACATAAGAATAGTAAATCAAACACCTTCAAGTGTTGCATGGCATCCAGTTGGGATAGAGTCTCGTATACAAGACATTTATGATCAACATCTAAATATCGAAATGAATGATATTATACGTGTGGTAGGGATATTCGGAACCGGTGGAATTGGTAAGACAACTATTTCAAATGATATCTACAACCGGATTTCTTCTCAATTTGAAGGAAGTTGTTTCTTAAAAGACGTTAGAGAAACTTCAAAACGGACAGGAGGTCTACTTGAGCTGCAAAATACACTATTGTCCAAGATCTTAGGAACAATATCGAATATTGATGATGTTGACAAAGGAGTCAATGTGATTCGGGATAGACTTTGCTCTAAAAGGATTCTACTAGTTCTTGATGACGTGGATGAGATGGTCCAACTAGAAAAACTAGCTAGAGATCGTGATTGGTTTGGCTCAGGAAGTAGAATTCTCATCACAACAAGAGATCAACACTTATTAGAAGTCTTTGAAGTTGATTCAAAATACGAGGTGAAGATTTTGGATAAGAATGAAGCTCTTCGACTGTTTAGCTTGCATGCTTTCAAGAAAGACGAACCACTTGAAGGTTATGTGGAACTCTCTAAACAGGTAACAAAATATGCTCAAGGTCTTCCACTAGCTTTAAAAGTGCTAGGTTCAGATCTAAAAAGTCAAAGTATAGATGAATGGAAAAATGCATTGGATAAATATAGAAAGATTCCCAAAGATGATATTCAGAAAGTACTCTTAATGAGTTATGAAGGTCTGCACGATACTGAGAAGCAAATATTCCTTGATAttgcatttttcttcaaagGAGAATGTTTGGCTAAtgtcaagaaaatatttgattattgtGGTTTTTTCCCGGTTCATGGAATCAAGAGGCTTATGGACAAGTGTcttattactattactattgAATGGATTGGTGAAAGTGTCCAGATGCACAACTTGCTACAAGATATGGGACGAGAAATTGTTCGACTAGAATCATCCAAAGAACCTAGCAAACGTAGTAGACTCTGGTTTTATGAGGATATCCGTGAAGTGTTGGAAGAAAGTACGGTAAGAGTAAAAAGGAAGATCTTGGGTTttacatttatttccttttccaaaagTGAAActtagtgatttttttattttttttgagaaaatataaatcGTATGAATTTATAcctaaagaaatatatatatacataaaagtaatccAACAAATTAATGTATCTTGACATGgttcatcaaattataaaatcgctttttttgtaaagtagatctaatagatcAGATAAAGACACGTCagtttgtataatttttttatggatatagcagtactcatatatatttttctaatttcatgtCTACTGTCTCCTCAAGCTAGCGTTTGTTTTATTCAAAGTTATAGGAGAGTACGTAAGTTGGTTAAAAGacaatcttttatattttagcatgttgtctatttagtattggagattttatattttagcatGTTGTCTATTTAGTATTGGAGATTTTAGCAGAGTAATATTAATTGATAAGtacggagtattatttttcgTAAAAGgataatcttttatattttagcaTGCTGTCTATTTAGTATTGGAGATTTTAGCAAAGTAATATTAATTGATAAATACAGAGTGttatttttcaatgttttatattttagcaTGCTGTCTATTTAGTATTGGAGATTTCAGCATTCGATAAGTACAAAGtactatttttcataaaatatcttcatgCACTTATATCAGGGGCCAAACGAAATTGAAGGCATGGTATTAGATTTACCTAAAGGCGAGGAGGAGATGATAAGCTTGCATCCGGAAGCATTTCAACATATGAAAAAACTTAGAATCTTTATAAATCGTAATGCACGTTTTTCTTGTGCACCCAATTATCTGTCCGAGAAGTTAAGAGTACTTGATTGGTCTCGATATCCTGGAGAGTCTTTGCCACGTAATTTCCAAGGAAAGAAACTCATTGTCTTTGTGATGCGGCATAGCCTCATAAAGGAGTTGGGGGATGGATTCAAGCCCAAGGTACgtacacaattataatcatcatcaacgacttttttttttattctttgaattATGTAGTAAAGTCCATTATTaaacttttcctctttttcttttacagaatTTGACGATTATGAAATTCGAACATTGTGAATTCTTAGAAAAGATTCCGGATCTTTCAAGCATCACAAATTTGGAGCAATTGATCGTCCGATATTGTAGAAGATTAGTTGAGGTGCATGATTCCGTTGGATCTTTGGAAAATCTTTTTAAGTTGGATTTTCTAGGATGCTCTAAACTCCAAATCCTTCCAAGAAGCCTCAATTTGAGATCTTTAAGTTGGCTTAATTTTAATGAGTGCTCAAGCCTTCGTTATCTTCCTGAAATCGAGTGTAAAATGGAATGTTTAAGAGCGTTGTGTCTAAGAAACACCGCAATAGAAGAACTACCTTTATCCATTGGGACCCTGGTTGGACTTGTCCTTCTAAATCTATCGGACTGCCAAAACCTTCTGCGTCTCCCAATTGCTTGCATTCAGTTGCAACATTTAGACACCCTCTTTCTTGGTTGTCCAAATCTTGTAAAGAAGATGGGTAATGATGGGCTATCCCTTCTGGCTACTGAGTCTACAAAAATGGAAGAGGAGATATCATTACGTGAAGAACGACTCCATGAACTGGCGCCTCCAACGAATTCAAGCAATGGGAGCACCGCATTACAAGTATCGAATCTTCAAATTAGTTGTTCCCATTCAGAATCAAATTTCTTTCCAATATCTAGTTTCtttaccatgtttaactccgcTGCCAGTTTGAGTTATTTAGATCTATCAATGACTAAAATTGTTAGCCTTCCCACAAGCATCAAAGAATTCGTTGCACTAACTGATCTTGACTTGCGCTATTGtgagaaacttgaagaaataatAGAGCTTCCACCAAATATAAGAGTGGTAGATGTTTTTGGATGCAAGTCATTAGAGAGATTTTCGGAAGTATCAAAAATATTGGAATTCAATGGAAGCCACATCAGATCACTTGAAGCAATTGAATTGATCAACTGTGACAAAATGCATGAGAATATATGGAATGATAAAGTGCAAAATCCATTATTGTGGaaggtatgtatgtatgtgtgatcTCATTTTTAATAGTATGCATGTATtgcttaaattaaattaaattaaattgatgatgatatttAACGTTTAACAGGGAGTCTATGAATATGATGCTACTTTGTTTCCAGAAAATCAGATTCCAGAGTGGTTGAGttatgttcatgagtttttaagagataatgatgatgacagacggaggaaaaaagaagaagagtggGTAATAGATATTGAGGGGTCACACTATTTGGAGGAGATAAGCGGAATTGTATTATATCTCGTAATGTTTGTTATATATGCTAAAAGATGGAGAGAAAACATTAAAGATGCTGAAAGATGGAGAGATATTGGTTGTAATGCTAAGATAACCACTAACGGCTCAAATCATGTATGTTGTATTGAAGAAGGAGTACAATTGGTTAATAATTATTGTCTGTGCACAGAAGAGGGAAATATGCCTGGATATGCTGTATGGGTGGGGTACTCCAATTTACAATCTTTTGAACTAAAGGTTTTGGACAATTTGCGAGTTCAATTTAATTTCCATCATCCTGAGCATGTGACGGTGCCGTTTTATAAAAGTTGCAAAGCCAAAGTGGTATACAAGAATGAAAGGagagcaaataaaaaaagaaaaatggatgaagTAAGTCTCCCCCTGTTACTTTGATTTtcaagtaatatttaattttttcctcaatgcgtattatattttttttccctttcttttgtaATACCAAACAAATTGTATATGGAGAGACGCATGCGCATGAGGAGATTGAATAGGAGCAATGAATGTATGGAATGAATGAAGTTGGGACTGTACTTTTGCCTCTTGTCTGGTTATATTCTTTTGGGCTTTTCCCTGTTCGCAGCATTTGGAGCCTTACCACCCACTATTGATGCTACGATGACACTGAGCTCTGTCCAGCATTTGAATGCCACCTGCAATGCCACATgtatggttttggttttggttttggttttgttcaTAATTTTGCACTATTTGTCTAATCTGGCAAAGGCACGTATTACCCCGTAAGGTCTCTTTATGATTGTTTTTGCCAATGATATGGCCAATTTGTATAAGAAATTCTAACTACGTACATGCATTTCTTTCCAAATCATTACCAATGTAAGACTGAGGATTCTTTTTAATTTCGGAGAGAGCAAACCAGGTAAATACGAATTGAGTATTCATGGTACTGAGCCACAATTCGGGTAGTTTCAGGTATCAAGAAAGCAGGGCAACCCAACTATTTCAGGCAGTTTCAGGTGAGCTTTtctgcatgtatgtatgtatattactTTTCATGTCAGTTCACAGCCTACATAATTTCGATGAATGCTAACCGATTTCATCATAACAAGCACATATCTGGAAATTGTCGGAAGGTAgacttgtaaataaataattatcttgAATACAACCATGCAACAAACATCAACGGTAATGATGTTAACTCATGATATGTTTAGTCTCAGGCATCAATGTCTTTGATCCAAAGTCCTGTGGTTGACCAGTCCGTCTACTTCCCTTAAACGGAGACACAGAGGCAGCTAACTTCTTTTCGCCCAGCCATTGAAGAACTACTATACAGTAAGCATGGAAAAAATGTGCACATGTAAGTCTAATTGTAGCCTCTCGGTTACATTTAATTTATGCACATCCATCATGTACTAAAAAGTTTCAATATCATGGTAGTTTAAGTCTAAAGCTGGATGTGTGCCTGGAACAGAGGATATTTGGCAGATAAGAATAAACCAATCATCTCAAAGGACTGAGAAGAAACTGCAGAAATATAAAAGATGCATGCCTTGATAGAGAAATACCAACTTTATGGAGAGCTATACCTAGGATTACCCGTCTTTGCAACAGGTCAGGGAGGCCCAGCAGAAATTATTGTTGAAGGAATCTCAGGCTTTCATATTGACCCCTAAAATGGTGAAGAATCGAGCCTCCCTAATAATATTAGTGGTAGTTTAGGAACTGGgatgtatttttcttggcttCATCTCATCTGAAATCAACATTATTGCTTCACATTGATATGCATAATGCATATTTCTCTTAATGTCTCTGTATTTTGTGCTGTTTTCTACATAATTTCAACGACATCTAACATCAGCCTCCCTCGTATGGTAACCTTTTTGTATGTTGTGCCTTTTAGCCTTTTTTTAGAGGAAAATACTAGTTTGCCTCTTGGGTTTGTTCTTTGGATTTGACTGCTAGTTCATTTTAATGTCTCTGTATTTTGTGCTGTTTTATAAATTCATCATCCAACACCAGCCTCATTTAGT encodes the following:
- the LOC121241781 gene encoding disease resistance protein RUN1-like isoform X3, with protein sequence MTSSSMAFQSGASSSSSSSSSPSIHPWNHDVFLSFRGEDVRHNFISHLYQALDQRGINTYIDNNLERGEEISPALFKAIEGSMISIIVFSKNYAESRWCLDELLKILDCKETMKQIVLPIFYDVDPSEVRHQKGIFGESFDKLGDKLKDNAKMLKWKVALQIVADLSGFPLAKFRDESAFIQEIIQWVDIRIVNQTPSSVAWHPVGIESRIQDIYDQHLNIEMNDIIRVVGIFGTGGIGKTTISNDIYNRISSQFEGSCFLKDVRETSKRTGGLLELQNTLLSKILGTISNIDDVDKGVNVIRDRLCSKRILLVLDDVDEMVQLEKLARDRDWFGSGSRILITTRDQHLLEVFEVDSKYEVKILDKNEALRLFSLHAFKKDEPLEGYVELSKQVTKYAQGLPLALKVLGSDLKSQSIDEWKNALDKYRKIPKDDIQKVLLMSYEGLHDTEKQIFLDIAFFFKGECLANVKKIFDYCGFFPVHGIKRLMDKCLITITIEWIGESVQMHNLLQDMGREIVRLESSKEPSKRSRLWFYEDIREVLEESTGPNEIEGMVLDLPKGEEEMISLHPEAFQHMKKLRIFINRNARFSCAPNYLSEKLRVLDWSRYPGESLPRNFQGKKLIVFVMRHSLIKELGDGFKPKNLTIMKFEHCEFLEKIPDLSSITNLEQLIVRYCRRLVEVHDSVGSLENLFKLDFLGCSKLQILPRSLNLRSLSWLNFNECSSLRYLPEIECKMECLRALCLRNTAIEELPLSIGTLVGLVLLNLSDCQNLLRLPIACIQLQHLDTLFLGCPNLVKKMGNDGLSLLATESTKMEEEISLREERLHELAPPTNSSNGSTALQVSNLQISCSHSESNFFPISSFFTMFNSAASLSYLDLSMTKIVSLPTSIKEFVALTDLDLRYCEKLEEIIELPPNIRVVDVFGCKSLERFSEVSKILEFNGSHIRSLEAIELINCDKMHENIWNDKVQNPLLWNI
- the LOC121241781 gene encoding disease resistance protein RUN1-like isoform X1; its protein translation is MTSSSMAFQSGASSSSSSSSSPSIHPWNHDVFLSFRGEDVRHNFISHLYQALDQRGINTYIDNNLERGEEISPALFKAIEGSMISIIVFSKNYAESRWCLDELLKILDCKETMKQIVLPIFYDVDPSEVRHQKGIFGESFDKLGDKLKDNAKMLKWKVALQIVADLSGFPLAKFRDESAFIQEIIQWVDIRIVNQTPSSVAWHPVGIESRIQDIYDQHLNIEMNDIIRVVGIFGTGGIGKTTISNDIYNRISSQFEGSCFLKDVRETSKRTGGLLELQNTLLSKILGTISNIDDVDKGVNVIRDRLCSKRILLVLDDVDEMVQLEKLARDRDWFGSGSRILITTRDQHLLEVFEVDSKYEVKILDKNEALRLFSLHAFKKDEPLEGYVELSKQVTKYAQGLPLALKVLGSDLKSQSIDEWKNALDKYRKIPKDDIQKVLLMSYEGLHDTEKQIFLDIAFFFKGECLANVKKIFDYCGFFPVHGIKRLMDKCLITITIEWIGESVQMHNLLQDMGREIVRLESSKEPSKRSRLWFYEDIREVLEESTGPNEIEGMVLDLPKGEEEMISLHPEAFQHMKKLRIFINRNARFSCAPNYLSEKLRVLDWSRYPGESLPRNFQGKKLIVFVMRHSLIKELGDGFKPKNLTTMTFYDCNFLEKIPNLSSISNLKELTVRYCRRLVEVHDSVGSLENLFVLNFLGCSKLQILPRSLNLRSLRRLNFSECSSLRYLPEIECKMECLSGLYLNGTAIEELPLSIGNLVGLQFLWIACKNLLRLPNIACILLQHLQVLNIAGCSNLVKKMGNDGLSLLATESTKMEEEISLREERLHELAPPTNSSNGSTALQVSNLQISCSHSESNFFPISSFFTMFNSSASLHDLDLSNTEIVSLPTSNKEFVTLTNLALRHCEKLEEIIELPPNIRHVNVEGCKSLERFSEVSKILEFNGSHIRSLQRIELSGCDKMHENIWNDKVQNPLLWKGFYEYDATLFPEYQIPEWLSYVHEFLKDNDDGRQRGEEEWVLDIEGPHYLEDISGIVLYQVMFLQDAESWRRYIGCSAKITTNGSNHVCCIEEGVILVNMDLGSATENTPGYVVWEGYSNLQSFELKVLDNLRVQFDRFYERKVPFYKSCRAKVVYKNEMRANKKRKMDEETTNLCMERRMRMRRLNQSNESLEPYHPLLMLQ